In Phacochoerus africanus isolate WHEZ1 chromosome 2, ROS_Pafr_v1, whole genome shotgun sequence, one DNA window encodes the following:
- the LOC125120808 gene encoding 60S ribosomal protein L39-like yields the protein MSSHKTFRIKQFLAKMQKQNRPILQWIRMKTGNKIRYDWKRRHWRRTKLGP from the coding sequence ATGTCTTCTCATAAGACTTTCAGGATCAAGCAATTCCTGGCCAAGATGCAAAAGCAGAATCGTCCCATCCTCCAATGGATTCGAATGAAAACTGGTAATAAAATCAGGTATGACTGGAAGAGAAGACACTGGAGAAGAACCAAGCTGGGTCCATAA